The Nomia melanderi isolate GNS246 chromosome 4, iyNomMela1, whole genome shotgun sequence genome segment TCACCTGGATATAACTGGCTGTGCGGTAGTTGtggtttttctttcctttttaggTGTAGACTCTTTGTTGTTGCTTGGAGATTGCTCCTTATTGATATTAGAAGGCTTTATGACAGCAGGCAGCGCTTTATTCCTTGACATACTGCCTACATTCTTCTTATTTTTAGCGACTCCTTGCAATTGTTGATGGTACATTTCTACAAATATATGACGCTATTTATTTTACTGAGACCAGTATAAAATGACGATCAATGACGGTTCGGGTAAATACAAACCAAATTCTGATTCGGATCGCGCTCGATGAAGATACAGCCATTCTTTACGTCGTGGATAGTACCGTACACACGGATCTGTTTCATAGTGCAACCGATCCAAAGCACCGGACACAACAGAATGCAAGTATCCTTCTTTATCGTCGCTATCCGTTTGCTCTCTGATATATTGTGAATCCTTTAGCAACTGACAAATATCGGCTCGAGTGCCTTCACCGTTAGGCAGTCTAGCAGTGGCGTCTCTGACCAATGCCAGAATGGTCACGAAATTCGGACGGTCGGCTACCAATAATGAATGTCCTCGAGCCTTGGTCAACCCTGAAGCTATGAGAAAATTAAAACAACGATCACTATGCCATTATGTCATTCTTTACAATTGCTTTAAAAACCAGAACCAACAGTGAAGTTTTAAACTCATTAGGTTTTATGGGCGAACGCACCGACATTGTGTTGATAAATGCCTTTAACGGGGCCCACAACGGATGCGTAACCGTGCATTCTATACGTGAAAGATTTATGGGGCGCAGCGTAACGCATACGCTCTTGTCTTCTGAACTCTTCTCGTTCATCCGCCGTGGATGCTCGCACTTTCCATTCCGTAGGCCACAGGGCTCGAGGCGGTTCCCATTCAGCGACAGTGTTAATGGATCCCCCATCAACGCTGACTGATTCTATCGCAGGACTATTGGCTCTAACATTTACGGTTGCATTTCCATTCCCGGAACTACTGTTAATATTATTGCAGGTCAGCTGAGATATTTGAGACTGTTGCTTTACAGCTACCACAAGGCCATTACTAGAACTCGACGGTGGACCTAACGAATCTCTGAAagaatgattttaattaaacccaTTGCTCGCAGGATAATTCAGGAAtcatgaaaaaaaaacaaatgtttctgTAAACTGACTTGTGCATCAAGAATTTCGCACACAACTCCGAAAGACGCGAATCTGAATCTCGGCCAGCACCGATCCACGCGTAAACtccatttcctttattttctaaatatggaACAAGCTCTGGTTCTCGTTCCTGGCGGTCGCCCAATTCTTGGGAGTAAGTATATTCTCCAGCAAGAAAACCTAACACTAATGGAACCAATGCAGTCCAAGATGACGCCATTGAATACCTGCGTCAGCAATAATCAGAAGTTAAGAGCAATGTTTAAGTAGGAACTGGCGTGTCCATTGATGATACCAACCAATCATTCAACGGAGAAATAGGATTTCCCTGCCACTGCATCACAGCATCTTTCATTTCATCGGTGCTCATTCTGTACTCGCCTTTCGAGGTGAAAGCGTCTCTTAGAAGCGAAAAGAAACAAGCGTGCGTTTCTTGCATCAATTCTGCTCCGCTGTTAATATCAATAGTTTCGTCGTTTGTGGAAACGTTCAATTCTTTGTCTGGTATCGATATAACGCCTTCGTCCTCGCATCTGAAACAATATTGCAATTGAATGTATGAATTGTAACGTTCTAGccaaacgtaaaaaataaaacacataCTTCACGTCGTCTAATATGTCGATTCCATCATCGAGTTGGATCGGTATTTGCATCATGTCGATACTATCTAAATCCAGTTCCTTTTTATCATTCTCTTCGTCCTCTTCTGCCTCAGGCGGAATATCTTCGTTCATTCCGCTGCTTAGCTCTGTTTTAATCTCGTCGTACTCAATGTCCTCTACTTCTTTCTTGATTTCAGGCGTAGACATTACAGATGACTTACTACCTTTCGGTGTAGTCGGACTTctacgaaaattaaattttcagtacctaaccaagacctttaaATCTACAAATtagttgtataaaatataatgaaagtaCAATTTCTTTTTAGCCATTTGATGTACTTCGTATCCATCCATAGGTTCCGTCTTGATCGGCGTCAACATTCTGTGATCCATGTCCAACGCCCCAGAATGCCTGTTGTCGTCCGTTGTATGCGAATAATCACTGTTATCACTCTCATGTTTTAtggaattcgaattgattaatcTTGGCGCGGGCGGGCAAAGGGACGATTGTTCCAACTTTATTCGTTTTTTTGCAGGTGTGATACGCATAGATGGTCCAATGGACAGTTTGTGCTTTTGGCCAATTTGTGCTCTTTGAGTTAGATCTGCCAGAGCAATACCCTGAGTATTTAATTCCGGATGAATCtgaaatcatattttttaattaataaacaccAAACGTACAACATCGTTAGATCAAAGTAATACAAACTgtggaaagaaataattattttacgcacATCGCGACGTGCTCTTCGTTTCTTATGTTCGAGCAGCAGTTCGCGGTACATCTCCTCTGTCTGTTCCCGGATAAAGAACGATCTGTTCATGGGGAAATCGGCCCGTTGCAGCGTGGAGAAAACAGGCCGAATCGTCTCGTCGTCGTGGTTCATTTGCAAGCCCCGGATAGAGAAACCCTGCGAACCCAGGAGAGAACGCCTCTTCTTTTTCTGCTTGGCCCCAGTATGCTGATAGTACGGATAGTTCTCCTCATTCTCGGACGTGGTGTCGGCTGCAAGCTTGGCGCTTACTCCGAGCTCGGTCCTCAGCGCATTCAGTTCCTCCAAATAGCGCAGTTGCGTTTTTTCTTCAACTGTCGGTGCATTGCTTGTTAGTATTGTCCCTCGGAAGTTACTACATAGTTCTCTGCCAAACGGCTGGAGTGTGGGGGAAGTATAAACAGCCAGAAAATTTTTAACAATCGTTCACAGCAATAACCTGACTTACCCATAGCAGGCTTCGGTTTTCTCCAATGGATTTTCGATATCGTCCTCTGGGCCGGTTGACAAAAACCTTGTTTGTACGCGTTTGACAATAAACTCTCCCTGGACTTGAGTAACTGACTGGCGAGCTCGTAGGATCGTTTCCGTTCTTCAAACAACAATCGCCTTTGCTGAGCTTTACGAACTAGGCTGCATATCCTCTTGATGTCCGGTCGGTAATGCCCGGCAGACAGGTGATTGTGAAACGCTTCTAATGGCGCTACACCAaatctaaaataaatgtaaatacgtTCAGATGTTCAGCtcgcaaaatttattttaagcaGCTTATTTTAACTTACCTTTGATTCTCATTATCGAATAGCATTCGTAGAGTCCTTTCTGTTTCTAGTTCTGTATCACAATCTTTTGGAAACACGGGTAGCAGATTGCAGAGTGTCTCCCTTTGATTTTCTGTGAGACATTCGTTCCATATATAAGAATAATCCAAGAACTCTTTAAAAATTGCAGAATGTTCACAGAGATCTTGTGGTAGTTTCACTTTGGCATTCGCAACAACGCAAGTCTCCCACTTCTAGAAATGAAGTCTCTCttacataaatgaaatttatgtacatttatctctaaatgaaaaaattatgatTTCTACCAATGTATCTGGACTCTCCGCTTTGATAGAATACTCTGTATTCTCATTTTCGTCTTCTTCATCTTCCCCAGAGCTATGACTCTCGCTACCACTGGAACCATGTTCCTCTCCACTTTCATCTCCACTGTCACTAGACGTACTACTCCCACTAATGCTACTACTACTGCTATTGCTTCTAGAACCATGAGAAGAAGCatcatcttcatcttcttctgcTCCACTCTCACCTCCAGCTGAGCACTCGTCGACCTATAAGCATAATATAAACATTGACCAGATCGGTTGTTGACTTTGAGTTACACGTACATTACATATTActgtcattaaaaataattaatgctaCATTGTAGATCATAAAAAGGTATCAGGTGGTGAAAAAAAAAAGGAGCAAATGCATAGTAAACACGAGtccatataaataattcatgagCACGTTTCAAAAGTTTCACAGGCGATAATCtgattaatcaattataatacCGACTGGAATTACGAACATCATAGAAACAAGAGTGAACATGATTGTTTTTTTTGGAGTAACATGTCACAGGGTATACATTACGCGTTCCTAGCGGACAGTGTTATCGATCACGCAGTCGtgtaatttcgaaataattaatcgCGACCAACCTCCATTCTTTTCAGTTTCTCTGCGCTTGTTCTCCCCTTCTCTATGAGTTCTGCTATTCAGATGAAAACACCGAATTTCTGCAGTTAACGATAATTTCCGAAACAGAGAAATCAAGTGCCGTGGAGTGATTTCGTGGCGTTTTTTCGATCCGTGAAATCCTTGTCTCGTATCGAGCGAATATTAAGTAATCTCACTGTTAGCCGTTTGACCTGTCACTGCTACTGCACTCCTACTCTTCCGACAAATTTTAGTCATGGCGTGGAATACAGCAAACAGAACCACGGTGTTTGTATATGAAGGATCTCGAGAGCGCGCACCTTCTTCGCCGGTTTATAGCCGCGGTCGTTCAATGGCGGAGATTTTAGGGCCAGTTCAAACGCAACTCGACGAAATGATCAATAATgctgttaaaattgaaaaacagaaaGGCATAACGTATGTTTCGCACATCGATATACGCGTGCATTTAACGAattcatcattttatttaaaaagtaaaaccGAATGTTCTTCAAATTGTACACAAGTTTTTCTAGTGACATTCGCTCGACGTGTCGTGCACGTTGGTACGACTGAAAGAGAGCGAAATCCGATTTGAACGTTGACAATTGACGAGCTGCGgtcaatggaattttttaaatcgaCATTTAAGGAAAAACTGACTCATAGGATGAACGAGGTTGTTGCATTGGtaaatgcagaattttttatttgcaaaaaagTGTCTTAACAATCAATACATGAAAATTATAACagcaaaatatattattcatgaaCTAAAGTCACCtgtataaaatttcagaaagacTTGTTTTAGCTTTGGATAACCTATGTTTGGCGATGATGAAGTTGTACAGTATGGAACAATCTACTGAATATGATTATACAGGCAATTCACTTATTGCTTCTATCTAGTTCACTATTACTACCTAACTACTAAAGTATGTTGGTTTGTACTATTGCCCTTAAAGTACTTACAATACGCTTTCGAATGCTGAATATCAAGCTTTTtaatttatgatattattatttcgaGAATactaatattctaattaatgtTATGTATCAAAATAATTTTGCGTTGAAACTCGTATGAATATATGTGttacacatatgtatatttttaagtaCTACTGATATCAGTCGTTTAGATAATACTGCTAGTAAAGACTTTCAG includes the following:
- the NFRKB gene encoding nuclear factor related to kappaB binding protein produces the protein MEVDECSAGGESGAEEDEDDASSHGSRSNSSSSSISGSSTSSDSGDESGEEHGSSGSESHSSGEDEEDENENTEYSIKAESPDTLKWETCVVANAKVKLPQDLCEHSAIFKEFLDYSYIWNECLTENQRETLCNLLPVFPKDCDTELETERTLRMLFDNENQRFGVAPLEAFHNHLSAGHYRPDIKRICSLVRKAQQRRLLFEERKRSYELASQLLKSRESLLSNAYKQGFCQPAQRTISKIHWRKPKPAMVEEKTQLRYLEELNALRTELGVSAKLAADTTSENEENYPYYQHTGAKQKKKRRSLLGSQGFSIRGLQMNHDDETIRPVFSTLQRADFPMNRSFFIREQTEEMYRELLLEHKKRRARRDIHPELNTQGIALADLTQRAQIGQKHKLSIGPSMRITPAKKRIKLEQSSLCPPAPRLINSNSIKHESDNSDYSHTTDDNRHSGALDMDHRMLTPIKTEPMDGYEVHQMAKKKLSPTTPKGSKSSVMSTPEIKKEVEDIEYDEIKTELSSGMNEDIPPEAEEDEENDKKELDLDSIDMMQIPIQLDDGIDILDDVKCEDEGVISIPDKELNVSTNDETIDINSGAELMQETHACFFSLLRDAFTSKGEYRMSTDEMKDAVMQWQGNPISPLNDWYSMASSWTALVPLVLGFLAGEYTYSQELGDRQEREPELVPYLENKGNGVYAWIGAGRDSDSRLSELCAKFLMHKDSLGPPSSSSNGLVVAVKQQSQISQLTCNNINSSSGNGNATVNVRANSPAIESVSVDGGSINTVAEWEPPRALWPTEWKVRASTADEREEFRRQERMRYAAPHKSFTYRMHGYASVVGPVKGIYQHNVASGLTKARGHSLLVADRPNFVTILALVRDATARLPNGEGTRADICQLLKDSQYIREQTDSDDKEGYLHSVVSGALDRLHYETDPCVRYYPRRKEWLYLHRARSESEFEMYHQQLQGVAKNKKNVGSMSRNKALPAVIKPSNINKEQSPSNNKESTPKKERKTTTTAQPVISRKEQKKIEEKVASDHSVSTEQAVATNVTTTMSATTPAVISATGPPVPVTTLPSSSASMSTVTVEKEITPNEVKPLITTTAPAKKVANIGGKPVAVVKTSAQSLLQSNQQHFPHHQIQVSTSAGLQTIRLSGHSVLHSAQSVAASTASSNPTNVNTNLTTIFPSAKVQSQQQQQQQQQSQQQQQAQTIVTSQGGKSILQTANIKQQQSQQQHVLPGKTLLASQIKLVSSGQIKSLLTGHGLQGQTIFIKQSSPSGNQPQQLQQQQLKQQQQQQQQPQIQQRVVTNQQQSLQTSGMQRIIAQIGGKPIAVQIQQSPHQQQQQQQQQQQKILAKVLTSSGGGQLISVESLLAQKGLKLATTTSHANQLNRQGKQVMTQYQVVSQAQTSSGQSKIIVSTQQSQPQQAQTVRMVTAQLAGKPIVLASGNKNVGVGVNSSGSVVLGKQQSSQQQTQQQPIILPSQLLNIKTLHGLKVIPTPAGLKTTGAAVYARVIAPTTITSTQSTGNQQQQTIQTQQQPRNSPYNAP